Part of the Imperialibacter roseus genome, AGCCCGGGTATCCAGCGTCAATCATCATTCAGGCCGACACAATTGCTTTTATTGGTCAGCTGGACTCCACCAAACCTGCCACGCTTGAGATAGATGCCAACGGTAAGGTGGTTACGCCTGGCTTTATCGATGCTCACGCACATGGCGACCCCATCAAAACACCTCAGTTTTACAACTTTGTTGCCCAGGGGGTTACTACCATTTGCCTGGGGCAGGATGGGTCAAGTGATTCCGAGGGTGAGTTTGGCGCATGGCAGGCTTCTGTCGATAGCGTTGGGCCGGCACTTAATATTGCTCCGTTCACTGGTCATGGTTCATTGCGAATGGCGATAGAAACACCGTTTGACGAGGTGATAAGTGAGGCGGACATGGCGATGATGGCTACTGAACTGGATCATCAGCTTCAATTGGGTAGCTTCGGCCTGACCATGGGGCTGGAGTATGTGCCAGGCAGATACTCAGGAGAAAAGGAATTGCAGGCGCTGGCAAAAATAGTGGGCAGCTACCAGGGTGTGTTAATGGCACACATTCGCAACGAAGACAACGACAAGCTGGAAGCCTCCTTAGATGAGTTTCTTAGTCTGGGCCAATGGGCTCCTGTGCACGTGTCCCACCTCAAGTCTGTATACGGCGAGGGGGCCAAGAGAGCCCTGGAAATTACTTCCATTCTTGCGAAGTATGAATCGCTTGGCTACAGGGTAAGCGCTGATGTCTATCCCTACATGGCCAGCTTCACAGGCATCGGTATTGTGTTCCCCGACTGGGCTATTCCTCCGGCCAATTTCAACAAGGTTAAAAAGACGAGAAGGGGTGAATTGGAGGAGTTTCTGCGAAATAAGATTGCTCAAAGAAATGGGCCGGCTGCGACCCTCTTCGGCACAGCTCCCTATGCAGGAAAAACGCTGGCCGACCTTGAAAAAGAGCTCGACAAACCGTTTGAAGACATACTGATTGATGATATTGGGCCGAGGGGAGCAAGTGCGGCTTATTTTGTGATGAACGATTCGCTCCAGGTGGCTTTGATGAAAAGCGACTATGTGGTGGTGTCGTCCGACGGCAGCCCTGGCATGAGACACCCGAGAGGCTATGGCAGCTTTGGTAAAATGATTGAGACTTACACTGTGAAAGGTGATTATTTTACGCTTGAACAAATCGTTCATAAAATGAGCGGACAAACCGCTGAAGTTATCGGGCTGAAAGACAGAGGGCTACTGAAGGTGGGCTACAAAGCTGACGTCGCAATTTTCGATCCGGCTAACGTCAAGGTAAAGGCCGACTTCCAGCATCCGCACCACCTCACTGAGGGTGTCGATTTTGTTTTGGTCAATGGTAAGCTGGCGAGAAGCAATGGAGAGTTTGCGGAAGAACGAACCGGAAAACTACTAAGGAGGGAGTAGCCGGAAAAGCTGTTCACTGGCTTTGCCTGAGAGTGGTTTCGTCGCTACTAATTCCCCTTTTTTGTAGTGTCGGCCTCAAACTCGAAAAATTCATCCTTCTTTAACTGTAAAGTGCCAGGCTTTTTTGCCGGATCCTTCCTGATTTCCTCAAGCAGAACCTTGCCTTCTTCTTTAATGTTTTCAATCAGACTTTTTGCGGCGCTGCGGGCGTCATAACTTACCCGATAGTCGTCAGTTGTGCCAGCGATCTTCACGTGGGCGTAAATGTTCCCCCTTTCGTCTTCTTCTATAGCACCAAAGCTTTCATCATTGTCACGCCGGCGTTGCCTGTTGAATAAAGGAACCTTCAGGCGGTAGTCGATTTGCTGATCGAAAGTGTGGGTGCCGCTAAGGGTGATATTGGATACATTAGATTTGATATCCATGCTGGGAATCAGGATTCTCCTGTTTTCGATAAGGAACTGGTTGGTGATTTCACCGAAGGTTAAATGGCCCAGCTTGTCTTCTCTTACAAGCCTGGAGAGTTCCTGCATTGGCTCGAAGTTGATGAGTTCTCCGTTGACGCCACGGGCATTTATCCGAGCCCTGAAAAGGTCTGGGAGGAAACTAAGGTTGTTACGCACACCCATGTCTACATCAAAGTCGGCAAAGAGCTGTCCTTTAATGTGCTTGCTTTGCATCCAGCTTTGTCCGAAGTCATGAAAAACATAGAAAACGCTGTCGATGTAGAGGTTTTTCACTTCTCCTGAGAAGTAGGTAAGGAGCGTGTCGCCAGGCTGATCCGACAAGTTGCCGGTGAGCTTGATATCGCCTCCCATGGTGGAGAAATCAAGTTTTTTAACATATACCTGACGGTTTTGAATAAGCACTTCGGCATTTACATTTTTGCCAGTAAAACGGTCAAAAACAACTGTTTCAGCCTCTGCTGTTAGTTTCACACGCAACCTTGGACTTACTGTAAGAGAGTAAGCGCCGTCTTCTCCGTTGGTGGTATTTTTATTGGCTAGCAATTCGTTAAGGTCGAGCCTGTTGGCGGACACCTTCCCTTCTACCAACAGAAGGTTGTTTTTGCCCTCGTAGAAAAAATGAAAGTTTCGTAGCAGCCCATTAATTCTCAGATCACTGTTTCCCAGCTTGCCGGTAGTTTCTGTAAAAGCAACATCACGGTCGTTGAATAGTAAAATTCCACTCCACTCCCGGAATAACAGCGGGTAGCTTTGCCATGAAAAAGTAGCATCCTGTATAGTTGTTTCTCCATCTATCAGCCAATCGCCTGTTGCTTTTTCATCCAGCCTTCCCTCAAAGCCAAGCAGGTAGCTCAGCGTGCCGCTTTCGCTTTTGATACCCCACTCGGGTACAATTTTCTCAAACTGTGCCAGCGTCATATTGCCCTCCAGCTCAGCCCTGGTGTGCATGGTGGCCATATTGGTGATGGTAGCATTGCCTTTCAGTGGAAAGCTGTTCATCGTGCCTGACAGGTTTTGCAATTGAAGACTCGTGCCTTCCGACTGAAGGTTCGTTGTCAGCCGACCATCCAAACTAAAGTCCGAAAAGGCTAGCGGGCGACTAGGGTAAAGGAACCGGACATGCTGTCCGCTAAAGTCCGTGACCAGGGTGGGCTTCCCATTTTGCTTTGTATAGCTTCCTGTGAATGTCGCTTCGCCTTCTAAATCGTAACTGGCCCAGTCAGCTGG contains:
- a CDS encoding N-acyl-D-amino-acid deacylase family protein, which gives rise to MKFKGALLILFACAVLHSCTTRSSLPENLQALQKFDVIIKNGLVVDGSGKPGYPASIIIQADTIAFIGQLDSTKPATLEIDANGKVVTPGFIDAHAHGDPIKTPQFYNFVAQGVTTICLGQDGSSDSEGEFGAWQASVDSVGPALNIAPFTGHGSLRMAIETPFDEVISEADMAMMATELDHQLQLGSFGLTMGLEYVPGRYSGEKELQALAKIVGSYQGVLMAHIRNEDNDKLEASLDEFLSLGQWAPVHVSHLKSVYGEGAKRALEITSILAKYESLGYRVSADVYPYMASFTGIGIVFPDWAIPPANFNKVKKTRRGELEEFLRNKIAQRNGPAATLFGTAPYAGKTLADLEKELDKPFEDILIDDIGPRGASAAYFVMNDSLQVALMKSDYVVVSSDGSPGMRHPRGYGSFGKMIETYTVKGDYFTLEQIVHKMSGQTAEVIGLKDRGLLKVGYKADVAIFDPANVKVKADFQHPHHLTEGVDFVLVNGKLARSNGEFAEERTGKLLRRE
- a CDS encoding AsmA family protein, which codes for MKIPRLAALILTGVIAFVTATLLACLLYIQINRDEFIQYFLDNVNERLTTPVKVGHIDISYWDSFPNISIVLQKVEAGTPESPLVSIGRLSFSFHLWNFLDKNYHIRQLNVDKAEINLLIDENGIRNFDVFKKKVVDEESPQLTIGKVRISNSKIRYEDIRAELLSYWEFSQAHFDIQSINSPQLFSGHWKGTNLKTVYQGFPYLEGRLLEIELLGVRIDKGHLAEIKAWELKEASHNLTGTLTSSSPDDLLLEWAGNTKSLADLLSNIPAGWPADWASYDLEGEATFTGSYTKQNGKPTLVTDFSGQHVRFLYPSRPLAFSDFSLDGRLTTNLQSEGTSLQLQNLSGTMNSFPLKGNATITNMATMHTRAELEGNMTLAQFEKIVPEWGIKSESGTLSYLLGFEGRLDEKATGDWLIDGETTIQDATFSWQSYPLLFREWSGILLFNDRDVAFTETTGKLGNSDLRINGLLRNFHFFYEGKNNLLLVEGKVSANRLDLNELLANKNTTNGEDGAYSLTVSPRLRVKLTAEAETVVFDRFTGKNVNAEVLIQNRQVYVKKLDFSTMGGDIKLTGNLSDQPGDTLLTYFSGEVKNLYIDSVFYVFHDFGQSWMQSKHIKGQLFADFDVDMGVRNNLSFLPDLFRARINARGVNGELINFEPMQELSRLVREDKLGHLTFGEITNQFLIENRRILIPSMDIKSNVSNITLSGTHTFDQQIDYRLKVPLFNRQRRRDNDESFGAIEEDERGNIYAHVKIAGTTDDYRVSYDARSAAKSLIENIKEEGKVLLEEIRKDPAKKPGTLQLKKDEFFEFEADTTKKGN